A window of Calditerrivibrio sp. contains these coding sequences:
- the larC gene encoding nickel pincer cofactor biosynthesis protein LarC → MGNLYFDMVSGISGDMALAALLQKVPCFEELSSVVSSLFSVDIKISLSFDHVHGIKAAVLNLDIQKEPHIHRDFRYIRRKIENSSLDECVKEDAISIFKIIAEAEAKIHGSNIDEVHFHEVGGVDSIVDVVGCAYLINKIKPEKIYSSPARCGFGTVSTAHGFIPVPAPATLEILRGFPFERLDIKSELTTPTGAAIIRYYAKETTYSFRGEIRDIFYSAGSKRFVNHPNILRLIGFDVGISADNLYMFETNLDDISSEFLGGLFDTLFEKGALDVFYTPIFMKKNRPAYKLSILLDESRKDEIVHIVFRHTTTGGIRFYPLGRYELKKESFKIDYKGHEFRVKRITGGGVDRCLPEWEDIKLNAEKLQMPPLMLYLEILKLV, encoded by the coding sequence ATGGGAAATTTATATTTTGATATGGTTTCCGGTATATCAGGGGATATGGCTCTGGCAGCTCTGCTTCAAAAGGTTCCATGTTTTGAAGAGTTGTCATCAGTTGTCTCCTCTTTGTTTTCAGTGGATATTAAGATCTCTTTATCGTTTGATCATGTACATGGTATAAAGGCAGCAGTACTAAACTTAGATATACAGAAAGAGCCCCATATTCACAGGGATTTTCGCTATATAAGAAGGAAGATAGAAAACTCATCCTTAGATGAATGTGTAAAAGAGGATGCCATTTCTATATTCAAAATAATTGCAGAGGCAGAGGCTAAAATTCATGGTAGTAATATTGATGAGGTGCATTTCCATGAGGTAGGTGGGGTAGATTCCATTGTGGATGTGGTGGGATGTGCCTACTTAATAAATAAAATAAAACCTGAAAAGATATATTCATCACCTGCAAGATGTGGTTTTGGGACTGTAAGTACGGCTCATGGTTTTATCCCGGTACCTGCACCAGCTACTCTTGAGATCTTGAGGGGTTTTCCTTTTGAACGGTTGGATATAAAGTCGGAGTTAACAACTCCCACGGGAGCTGCAATTATACGCTATTATGCAAAGGAGACTACATACTCTTTTAGGGGGGAGATAAGGGATATCTTTTACTCTGCAGGTAGTAAGAGGTTTGTCAATCATCCCAACATACTAAGGTTAATTGGGTTTGATGTGGGGATCAGTGCAGATAATTTATATATGTTCGAGACGAATCTTGATGATATCTCTTCAGAGTTTTTGGGTGGTCTTTTTGATACCCTTTTTGAAAAGGGGGCTTTGGATGTGTTTTATACACCGATTTTTATGAAGAAAAACAGACCTGCATATAAGTTGTCCATACTGTTGGATGAGAGCAGAAAGGATGAAATCGTACATATAGTTTTTCGGCATACAACTACGGGAGGTATAAGATTTTATCCATTAGGTAGGTATGAGCTTAAAAAAGAGAGCTTTAAGATAGATTATAAGGGGCATGAGTTTCGGGTCAAGAGGATTACTGGTGGTGGTGTTGATAGATGTTTGCCAGAGTGGGAAGATATAAAGCTTAATGCAGAAAAGCTTCAGATGCCACCCCTCATGTTATATCTGGAAATTTTAAAGTTAGTTTGA